A stretch of Paraburkholderia phenazinium DNA encodes these proteins:
- a CDS encoding amidohydrolase family protein: MQVCAALCRLPFSPTKHLFTMTKPCLGPLPPPAFVPAAIPPRACDCHAHVFGPYTQFPLADERSYTPPENPVTRFIEQLDATGFARGVVVTASVYGTDNRSLVDALRQAPTRLRGVAVIDGSTSEAELDSLTLHGVRGARFNLYQEHGQKVYRNGAGLDDLRALAPRLAARGWHAQIWVHAPDLPELAPTLRALSIPLVVDHMGRMNVSRGTDDAGFQTLVALLADGAAWTKISGADRISATGAPYEDVFAFEAAILAANPDHVVWGSDWPHVNYFESARMPDDGTLIEHFLRAVPDAASRQAILVSNPARLYDFPL, encoded by the coding sequence ATGCAAGTATGCGCTGCGCTTTGCCGCCTTCCGTTCAGCCCGACTAAACACCTGTTCACAATGACGAAACCCTGCCTCGGTCCCCTGCCGCCCCCGGCCTTTGTGCCGGCCGCCATTCCACCGCGCGCGTGTGATTGCCATGCACACGTGTTCGGCCCTTACACGCAATTTCCTTTGGCCGACGAACGCAGCTATACACCACCGGAAAACCCCGTGACGCGCTTCATCGAACAACTCGATGCCACAGGCTTCGCGCGCGGCGTAGTCGTAACAGCAAGCGTGTACGGCACCGATAACCGCTCTCTCGTCGACGCACTCCGGCAAGCCCCTACGCGATTGCGCGGCGTGGCGGTAATCGACGGCAGCACCTCCGAGGCCGAGCTCGACAGCCTCACGCTGCATGGGGTGCGCGGCGCCCGCTTCAATCTCTATCAGGAGCACGGGCAGAAGGTGTACCGCAACGGCGCCGGCCTCGACGATCTGCGCGCCCTCGCCCCGCGTCTTGCGGCGCGCGGCTGGCACGCGCAGATATGGGTTCACGCGCCCGACCTGCCGGAACTCGCGCCCACGTTGCGTGCACTGTCGATCCCGCTAGTCGTCGATCACATGGGGCGCATGAATGTTTCACGCGGCACGGATGACGCCGGCTTTCAGACGCTTGTCGCCCTGCTCGCCGACGGCGCCGCGTGGACCAAGATATCGGGCGCGGATCGGATTTCCGCAACGGGGGCACCGTACGAAGACGTGTTCGCCTTCGAGGCCGCGATTCTTGCGGCCAACCCCGATCATGTGGTGTGGGGCAGCGACTGGCCGCACGTCAATTACTTCGAGTCCGCAAGGATGCCGGACGACGGCACACTGATCGAGCATTTCTTGCGCGCCGTGCCCGATGCTGCGTCGAGACAAGCCATACTGGTAAGCAATCCGGCGCGCCTCTACGATTTCCCGCTTTGA
- a CDS encoding LysR family transcriptional regulator: MKMDLPGLQMLVAAIEAKSLSKAAERENLATSAASKRIAELERRLGTTLLVRHGRGVEPTPAGAALYHRAKAILRSVELAQNSVAEFGMSGQPKIRLAANRSSIIQFLPQALSRYYVSEPNVQIELQERYSYDIPRLIADADSDIGIYHAVTPAPGIHSIAYHRDRVVLVVPLDHPLATHNETTLEAAKDYPFVGYFPRHSYEAFLSLAEDGLSRPLNVRIEVSNYEARCRMIRERIGIGIMPELIAASYLGRYGLRAIRLLDGWATRQFYIGLRNSGEQPPLLATFIAHLLAAAGDEKASE; the protein is encoded by the coding sequence ATGAAAATGGATTTGCCCGGCCTCCAGATGCTGGTGGCCGCCATCGAGGCGAAGAGCCTTTCGAAAGCTGCAGAACGCGAGAATCTGGCTACGTCGGCGGCGAGCAAGCGCATCGCCGAGCTGGAGCGGCGGCTCGGCACGACGCTGCTCGTGCGCCATGGACGCGGCGTCGAACCGACACCCGCTGGCGCGGCGCTCTATCATCGCGCGAAGGCGATCTTGCGCAGCGTCGAACTGGCGCAAAACTCGGTAGCGGAGTTCGGCATGAGCGGGCAGCCGAAAATCCGGCTGGCCGCGAACCGCTCGTCGATCATCCAGTTCCTGCCGCAAGCGCTTAGCCGTTATTACGTGAGCGAGCCCAATGTTCAGATCGAACTGCAGGAACGCTACAGTTACGACATTCCGCGCTTGATCGCCGATGCCGATTCGGACATCGGTATTTATCATGCCGTCACGCCCGCGCCAGGCATTCATTCGATTGCCTACCACCGCGATCGCGTCGTGCTGGTCGTGCCGCTCGACCACCCACTCGCCACGCACAACGAAACAACGCTCGAAGCGGCAAAGGACTATCCGTTCGTCGGCTATTTTCCGCGACACTCATATGAGGCGTTTCTGTCGCTCGCTGAAGACGGGTTGTCGCGACCGCTCAATGTTCGCATCGAAGTTTCGAACTACGAAGCACGCTGCCGCATGATCCGCGAAAGGATCGGCATTGGCATCATGCCGGAGCTGATTGCCGCTTCCTATCTCGGCCGTTATGGTCTTAGGGCTATCCGCCTGCTCGATGGGTGGGCAACTCGCCAGTTCTATATTGGCCTTAGGAACAGCGGCGAGCAGCCGCCGCTGCTGGCGACTTTTATTGCGCATTTGCTCGCTGCGGCGGGGGATGAGAAAGCATCAGAATGA
- a CDS encoding MFS transporter — protein MALSIDSPPATLDTGATADAFERAVYRKVALRILPLLVFGYILNYLDRINIGIAQIQFKSDLGFSDAAYGFGAGLLFVGYVVFEIPSNLMLDRIGVRKTFLRIMVAWGILSTMTMFVRTPMQFYLVRFLIGVAEAGFTPGIFLYLSYWFPARRRARMTSIFYLSIPLAATLGTPLSGWIMHAFQGQLGLHGWQWLFLLEGMPSAVFGVVLFFVLSDRPDTAPWLASAERAFILADLDRDESHKTRRSKHAPFRAILSDPRVFCAGFTFACSFSLGNTLAFWAPMVIRNSGVAQVVNVGVLAGIPAFIGTIVMLLVGRHSDRTLERRWHAAIALVCAAAALAMLPLFHSNTVVAIVLLAVASAGHYSCLSVFWSIPPTYLTRETAAGGIAVINVIGSLGGALSTAALGWMSHGAAGFGSGLVVLGAIIGCGAVVLLVAFPARTIRSAPA, from the coding sequence ATGGCGTTGAGTATCGATTCGCCCCCCGCAACTCTCGACACAGGCGCGACGGCTGACGCGTTCGAGCGGGCGGTCTATCGCAAGGTCGCGCTGCGTATCCTGCCCTTGCTGGTGTTCGGCTACATCCTTAATTATCTCGACCGGATCAACATCGGCATTGCGCAGATCCAGTTCAAGTCCGACCTTGGGTTTAGCGATGCGGCCTACGGTTTCGGCGCCGGTCTGCTGTTCGTTGGCTATGTGGTGTTCGAGATTCCGAGCAATCTGATGCTCGACCGCATCGGCGTGCGCAAGACCTTCTTGCGCATCATGGTGGCCTGGGGAATCTTGTCGACGATGACCATGTTTGTTCGTACGCCGATGCAGTTTTACCTGGTGCGTTTTCTGATCGGTGTGGCCGAGGCCGGTTTCACGCCCGGCATCTTTCTTTACCTGAGCTACTGGTTTCCGGCGCGGCGTCGTGCACGCATGACGTCGATCTTCTACCTGAGCATTCCACTCGCGGCGACGCTCGGCACACCGCTCTCGGGATGGATCATGCACGCGTTCCAGGGACAACTCGGGCTGCATGGCTGGCAGTGGCTCTTCCTGCTCGAAGGCATGCCCTCGGCCGTCTTCGGCGTCGTGCTCTTCTTCGTGCTGAGTGACCGGCCCGATACAGCGCCCTGGCTGGCAAGCGCCGAACGCGCATTCATTCTCGCGGATCTCGACCGTGACGAAAGCCACAAGACGCGCCGCTCGAAGCACGCGCCGTTTCGCGCGATTCTGTCCGACCCGCGCGTATTCTGCGCGGGCTTCACCTTCGCGTGCAGTTTTTCGCTAGGCAACACGCTGGCCTTCTGGGCGCCGATGGTGATCCGTAATTCGGGCGTGGCGCAGGTCGTCAACGTTGGCGTTCTGGCGGGAATCCCGGCGTTCATCGGGACCATCGTGATGCTGCTAGTGGGGCGCCACTCGGACCGCACGCTCGAGCGGCGCTGGCATGCGGCTATCGCACTCGTTTGTGCTGCCGCGGCGCTTGCGATGCTGCCGCTCTTTCACAGCAACACGGTCGTGGCGATCGTCCTGCTGGCCGTGGCGTCGGCGGGCCACTATTCCTGTCTTTCAGTGTTCTGGTCGATTCCGCCGACTTACCTCACACGCGAAACCGCAGCCGGCGGTATCGCGGTGATCAACGTGATCGGCTCGCTTGGCGGTGCGTTGAGTACTGCCGCGCTGGGCTGGATGAGTCATGGCGCGGCCGGCTTCGGCAGCGGCCTGGTCGTGCTGGGCGCGATCATCGGTTGCGGTGCTGTTGTATTGCTAGTGGCGTTTCCGGCCCGGACGATCCGTTCGGCGCCGGCATGA
- a CDS encoding D-2-hydroxyacid dehydrogenase, whose amino-acid sequence MDILLSRSAAERLGGAIANVLGDTAYRIVTPDEPHRGRADIAFISRDVTGRSTKTDLTAELQAFYKVLRESPRLAWVHTHSSGADRPIFPELLQRGVTVTTSSGANAGVVAQSALGGMLALARRFSRLYEAQHRHAWEPLLGEASPSDLAGQNALIVGYGPIGQRLARLLGVLEMNVTVVRRESGAGGAAGAETSGTVRTISFGQLDDALPHTDWLILACPLTPLTTRLIDARRIASLPSRAYLVNVARGEVVAQSALIEALARGALAGAWLDVFEREPLDAASPLWDLPNVLISPHTAGHSDSYYDAVGRIWLDNLARWQRGAPLVNAVPPQFAVV is encoded by the coding sequence TTGGATATTCTACTTTCGCGCTCGGCGGCCGAACGGTTGGGTGGCGCGATCGCGAACGTGCTTGGCGATACCGCTTACCGCATCGTGACGCCCGACGAGCCGCATCGCGGGCGAGCCGACATTGCGTTCATCAGCCGCGATGTGACGGGTCGCTCAACCAAGACCGACCTCACCGCGGAACTGCAAGCTTTCTACAAGGTACTGCGTGAATCGCCTCGTCTTGCATGGGTCCATACGCATTCGTCCGGCGCCGACCGGCCAATCTTCCCGGAATTGCTGCAGCGCGGTGTGACCGTCACGACATCCTCGGGGGCGAACGCGGGTGTCGTGGCGCAGTCGGCGCTCGGCGGAATGCTTGCGCTCGCGCGCCGCTTTAGCCGTCTCTACGAAGCTCAACACCGTCATGCGTGGGAGCCGTTGCTTGGCGAGGCCTCGCCAAGCGACCTCGCGGGCCAAAATGCCCTCATTGTCGGCTATGGTCCGATCGGGCAGCGGCTCGCGCGTTTGCTCGGGGTTCTCGAGATGAACGTCACCGTCGTGCGCCGCGAAAGCGGCGCGGGCGGAGCGGCGGGTGCAGAGACGAGCGGGACCGTACGTACGATCTCGTTCGGACAACTCGACGATGCGCTTCCGCACACCGATTGGCTAATCCTCGCGTGTCCGCTGACGCCGCTCACAACACGCCTGATCGACGCGCGTCGAATCGCATCGCTGCCTTCACGTGCTTACCTCGTCAACGTGGCGCGTGGCGAGGTGGTGGCGCAGTCCGCGCTTATCGAGGCCCTTGCGCGCGGCGCGCTCGCCGGCGCATGGCTCGACGTGTTCGAACGCGAGCCGCTCGATGCGGCTTCGCCGCTATGGGATTTGCCCAACGTGCTGATCTCGCCGCACACCGCAGGGCATTCGGACAGCTACTACGACGCCGTCGGCCGCATCTGGCTCGACAACCTGGCGCGCTGGCAGCGCGGCGCACCGCTCGTCAATGCGGTGCCGCCGCAGTTCGCCGTCGTCTGA
- a CDS encoding MFS transporter, whose amino-acid sequence MNDIHATAAAPDAVPGIHAGSSTRRAARSIVGGSIGNLIEWYDFHVYTTFSIYFAASFFPRENRTIQLLSAAAVFALGFLLRPIGSWMIGLYADRRGRRAGLTLSVILMCGGSLAIGLCPTYVQIGALAPLVLLLARLVQGFSLGGEYGASSVYLSEIAKPGRRGFYSSFHYVTLIMGQLLATLVQVLLQEFFFSRAELNAWGWRVPFITGAALALVAYWVRRNIDETPDFRNLSEAAKERTGLSELRKHWRPVILVFGLTTGGTLAFFTYTVYMHSYLVNTVGLSARASAWVSLSTLTLFMLVQPLFGALSDRIGRRPLLIAFGVGGTFGTWPLLAALAHTHSESTAFLLLAVALLIVCGYTSVCSIAKADLFPARLRALGVGVPYSIATALFGGTAGYAGLWFKSVGYEQGFYLYASACIACTLVAALCLRRSDSQMTA is encoded by the coding sequence ATGAACGACATACACGCAACGGCCGCCGCCCCTGATGCTGTGCCGGGCATCCACGCGGGGTCATCAACGCGCCGTGCGGCGCGTTCGATAGTCGGCGGCTCGATCGGCAATCTGATCGAGTGGTACGACTTTCATGTGTACACGACGTTTTCAATCTATTTCGCGGCGTCGTTCTTCCCGCGCGAGAACCGCACCATCCAGCTACTCAGCGCAGCCGCCGTGTTCGCGCTGGGCTTCCTGCTGCGTCCAATCGGAAGCTGGATGATTGGCCTTTACGCAGACCGGCGGGGCCGGCGCGCCGGCCTCACGCTCTCGGTCATCCTGATGTGCGGCGGCTCGCTTGCGATTGGCCTGTGTCCAACCTACGTCCAGATTGGCGCCCTCGCGCCGCTGGTGTTGCTGCTCGCGCGTCTCGTGCAGGGGTTTTCTCTCGGCGGCGAGTACGGCGCAAGTTCGGTCTATCTAAGCGAGATTGCCAAGCCTGGTCGTCGCGGCTTCTACAGCAGCTTCCATTACGTCACGCTGATCATGGGCCAGTTGCTCGCCACGCTCGTCCAGGTCCTGCTGCAGGAGTTTTTCTTTTCGCGCGCTGAGCTCAACGCGTGGGGTTGGCGTGTACCGTTCATCACAGGTGCGGCGTTGGCGCTAGTCGCCTATTGGGTGCGCCGCAATATCGACGAAACGCCCGACTTTCGCAACCTCTCCGAAGCCGCCAAGGAACGCACCGGACTTTCCGAGCTGCGCAAGCACTGGCGTCCCGTGATTCTCGTGTTCGGCCTCACCACAGGCGGCACGCTCGCATTCTTCACCTACACGGTTTACATGCACAGCTATCTCGTCAACACGGTGGGGCTCTCGGCACGTGCCTCCGCGTGGGTGTCGCTATCCACGCTGACGTTGTTCATGCTTGTGCAACCGCTGTTCGGCGCGCTTTCGGATCGCATTGGACGACGGCCTCTGCTGATCGCGTTCGGCGTGGGCGGGACATTCGGTACCTGGCCGCTGCTTGCTGCACTCGCGCACACCCACAGCGAATCCACAGCCTTCCTGCTGCTTGCCGTGGCGCTGCTGATCGTATGCGGCTATACGTCGGTCTGTTCGATTGCGAAGGCGGACCTCTTTCCTGCGCGCTTGCGTGCGCTCGGCGTAGGCGTGCCTTATTCGATTGCGACCGCATTGTTCGGCGGCACCGCCGGCTATGCGGGTCTCTGGTTCAAGAGCGTCGGCTACGAACAGGGCTTCTACCTGTACGCGTCGGCCTGTATCGCCTGCACGCTGGTGGCCGCCTTATGTCTGCGCCGCAGCGATTCGCAGATGACCGCATGA
- a CDS encoding class II aldolase/adducin family protein, producing the protein MKPIPEFDIPSMREHCSEEEWQVRVDLAACYRLVEHYGMSDMAANHISARVPGEEAFLINAYGMLYEEVTASSLIKIDNDGNILSKPAFVGADYGINRAGYVIHGAIHEAKHELACVIHTHSWPGMAVSALKCGLLPMTQTAMRFYKIGYHDYCGVVLDTSERDSLIADLGDNNALILRNHGLLTVGRTIPEAFNAMHRLELSCRSQLAAQACGVELNEVSPEVLEQTYMNYQPQTRRPYGLLEWPALLRKLDRIDPSYRE; encoded by the coding sequence ATGAAACCGATTCCCGAATTCGACATCCCCTCGATGCGCGAACACTGTTCCGAAGAGGAGTGGCAGGTGCGCGTGGACCTGGCCGCGTGTTATCGCCTCGTCGAACACTACGGCATGTCCGACATGGCGGCCAACCATATCTCCGCGCGTGTGCCCGGCGAAGAGGCGTTCCTGATCAACGCATACGGGATGCTGTACGAAGAAGTCACGGCGTCGAGTCTCATCAAGATCGACAACGATGGCAACATTCTGAGCAAACCTGCATTCGTCGGCGCGGACTATGGCATCAACCGCGCCGGCTACGTGATTCATGGCGCGATTCATGAGGCGAAGCACGAGCTTGCCTGCGTGATCCATACGCATAGCTGGCCGGGGATGGCCGTGTCGGCGCTCAAATGCGGACTGCTGCCGATGACGCAAACCGCCATGCGCTTCTACAAGATCGGCTATCACGATTACTGCGGCGTGGTGCTCGATACGAGCGAACGTGACTCGCTGATCGCGGATCTCGGCGACAACAACGCACTGATCCTGCGCAACCATGGGTTGCTGACCGTCGGCCGCACGATTCCGGAGGCGTTCAACGCGATGCATCGACTGGAGCTGTCGTGCCGCTCGCAACTGGCGGCGCAGGCGTGCGGTGTCGAACTCAACGAAGTCTCGCCCGAAGTGCTCGAACAAACGTACATGAACTACCAGCCGCAGACGCGTCGTCCGTACGGCCTGCTCGAATGGCCGGCGTTGCTGCGCAAGCTGGACCGGATCGATCCGAGCTATCGGGAGTGA
- a CDS encoding LysR family transcriptional regulator, with amino-acid sequence MELRQLRYFVSVVAHGSMGRAALELGVVTSALSQQISRLESELSTRLLRRTSSGVVPTDAGLAFWRQAQLALRHVDAAALAAQEARLSGHVSVGLAPSTTGVLGLPFIQAMRERYPEVRLHMVESLSGHLGSMLDARQIDLAILFQEEPAQRWSSLPLLDEQLFVIGNPTLAGMPATASVWLAQLERLPLVLPSGSHGLRALLSAAFRRAHYEPLIAAEIDGLAMLMDTVRAGIGATIQPGAALARPENAQLTSIPILDADVTRPNLIVSASDDELSPAGLAARVVLLDVAREIVAAGRWPGAALRASATLHEN; translated from the coding sequence ATGGAACTCAGGCAGTTACGCTATTTCGTCAGTGTGGTTGCCCACGGCAGCATGGGGCGCGCCGCGCTCGAGCTCGGCGTGGTCACATCGGCACTGAGCCAGCAGATCAGCCGGCTCGAAAGCGAACTCTCCACTCGGCTGCTGCGGCGCACCTCGTCCGGCGTGGTGCCGACCGATGCCGGCCTCGCCTTCTGGCGCCAGGCGCAACTCGCGCTGCGTCACGTGGATGCGGCCGCGCTGGCAGCGCAGGAAGCGCGGCTATCGGGGCATGTCAGCGTCGGGCTCGCACCGAGTACGACGGGCGTGCTCGGGCTGCCCTTCATCCAGGCCATGCGCGAGCGCTATCCGGAAGTTCGGCTGCACATGGTAGAAAGCCTGTCCGGTCATCTGGGCTCGATGCTCGACGCGCGCCAGATCGACCTCGCGATTCTGTTTCAGGAAGAACCGGCTCAGCGCTGGAGCAGCCTGCCGTTGCTCGACGAGCAGTTGTTCGTGATCGGCAACCCGACGCTGGCCGGCATGCCGGCCACAGCGTCGGTATGGCTCGCGCAACTGGAGCGCTTGCCGCTCGTCCTGCCAAGCGGATCGCACGGATTGCGTGCGCTGCTGAGCGCCGCCTTCAGGCGCGCGCACTACGAACCGCTGATAGCCGCGGAAATCGACGGCCTCGCGATGCTCATGGACACCGTGCGCGCCGGCATTGGCGCGACGATCCAGCCGGGCGCCGCACTGGCGCGCCCCGAAAACGCCCAGCTCACCAGTATCCCGATCCTCGATGCCGACGTGACGCGCCCCAACCTGATCGTCAGCGCATCCGACGACGAGCTGTCGCCGGCTGGCCTCGCCGCGCGTGTCGTGCTCCTCGATGTCGCGCGCGAAATCGTGGCCGCCGGCCGCTGGCCCGGCGCGGCGCTCCGCGCCAGCGCGACCCTTCACGAAAACTGA
- the tcuB gene encoding tricarballylate utilization 4Fe-4S protein TcuB — translation MQALEKLIQQASDEWSPVAVTVARAPLLSVPEDEAARILQICNACRYCEGFCAVFPAMTRRLEFGTADVHYLANLCHNCGACLHACQYAPPHEFAVNVPQTMASVRGRTYRLFAWPRSFAALYERNGLAVALALAGGVALFLILALAMSGNLWQASVSGSFYDVFPHTLMVDIFAPVFLFAICALGIGVRRFWREAVPGSASGAALAEATSAVATLRYLGGGHGEGCNNEDDRFSLARRHCHHATAYGFALCFLSTCVATLYHYVFRLEAPYAYTSPPTLLGTVGGIGIAVGTLGLGWLNLQRHPNQGDAAQKPMDLGFIALLLIVALSGLALMVLRSSAAMPSLLALHLGAVIALFLTMPYGKFVHGPLRAAALLKWAIERRQPNRVGLTDD, via the coding sequence GTGCAAGCTCTTGAAAAACTGATCCAGCAAGCCAGCGACGAGTGGTCGCCCGTCGCCGTGACCGTCGCAAGGGCGCCGCTTCTCTCCGTGCCGGAGGACGAAGCCGCCCGGATCCTGCAGATCTGCAACGCGTGCCGCTACTGCGAAGGCTTCTGCGCCGTCTTTCCGGCCATGACACGGCGCCTCGAGTTCGGCACCGCCGACGTCCATTACCTGGCGAACCTGTGCCACAACTGCGGGGCCTGCCTGCACGCGTGCCAGTACGCGCCGCCGCATGAGTTTGCCGTCAACGTCCCGCAGACGATGGCCAGCGTGCGCGGCCGCACGTACCGCCTGTTTGCATGGCCCCGTTCGTTCGCGGCGCTGTACGAGCGCAACGGCCTCGCGGTCGCCCTCGCGCTTGCGGGCGGCGTCGCACTGTTCCTGATCCTCGCGCTCGCGATGAGCGGTAACCTGTGGCAGGCCTCTGTGAGTGGTTCGTTCTACGATGTGTTCCCGCACACGCTGATGGTCGATATCTTCGCGCCGGTCTTTCTGTTCGCTATCTGTGCACTGGGGATCGGTGTGCGTCGCTTCTGGCGCGAAGCCGTGCCGGGCTCGGCCAGTGGCGCGGCGCTTGCCGAAGCCACCAGCGCGGTCGCAACGCTCCGGTACCTGGGTGGTGGACACGGTGAAGGCTGCAACAACGAGGACGACCGCTTTTCGCTCGCGCGCCGGCATTGCCACCATGCCACTGCCTACGGTTTCGCGTTATGTTTCCTGTCGACATGCGTCGCCACGCTCTATCACTATGTGTTCCGGCTCGAGGCGCCGTATGCCTATACGAGCCCGCCGACACTACTCGGCACCGTCGGTGGCATTGGCATCGCCGTGGGTACACTCGGTCTTGGCTGGCTGAATCTGCAACGCCATCCCAACCAGGGCGACGCCGCGCAAAAGCCGATGGATCTCGGCTTCATCGCTCTGCTGCTAATCGTCGCGCTCAGTGGCCTCGCACTCATGGTGCTGCGTAGCAGCGCTGCGATGCCCAGTTTGCTGGCGCTGCATCTCGGCGCCGTGATCGCCTTGTTCCTGACCATGCCTTACGGCAAGTTCGTTCACGGACCGCTACGCGCGGCCGCGTTGCTCAAGTGGGCAATCGAGCGCCGCCAGCCGAACCGGGTCGGCCTTACGGATGACTGA
- the tcuA gene encoding FAD-dependent tricarballylate dehydrogenase TcuA: protein MVDVLVIGGGNAALCAALMAREAGASVLLLEAAPREWRGGNSQHTRNLRCMHDAPQDVLVDAYPEEEYWQDLLKVTGGLTDEALARLVIRASSTCRPWMRQHGVHFQPSLSGALHTARTNAFFMGGGKALVNAYYRSAEQLGVQIRYETPVQRIELDGPRFVAAWAGNERITARSCVLAAGGFESNRAWLRDAWGVNERGEHPADNFLIRGTRFNMGTLLRFMIDAGADSIGDPTQAHMVAIDARAPLYDGGICTRVDCVSLGVVVNRDAERFYDEGEDFWPKRYAIWGRLVAQQPGQTAWSIIDAKAVGRFMPPVFPGVRANSLPELATALGLDPARFMETLNAYNAACRPGTFDHTKLDDCRTDELAPPKTHWALPLDTPPFFGFALRPGITFTYLGLKTDQTAAVRFGDEPSENLFVAGEMMAGNVLGKGYTAGVGMSIGTAFGRIAGTNAAAHAVASVHKESSRASS from the coding sequence ATGGTCGATGTTCTCGTCATCGGCGGCGGCAATGCTGCGCTATGCGCCGCCCTCATGGCTCGGGAAGCCGGTGCTTCCGTTCTGTTGCTGGAGGCCGCGCCGCGCGAATGGCGCGGCGGCAATTCACAACACACCCGCAATCTGCGCTGTATGCACGACGCGCCGCAGGACGTGCTCGTCGATGCCTACCCCGAAGAGGAATACTGGCAGGATCTGCTGAAAGTCACCGGCGGCCTCACGGACGAGGCGCTCGCGCGGCTTGTAATTCGCGCGTCGTCGACCTGCCGGCCGTGGATGCGCCAGCATGGCGTGCACTTCCAGCCGTCGCTCTCGGGCGCGCTGCATACCGCCCGAACCAACGCTTTTTTCATGGGCGGCGGCAAGGCCCTCGTCAACGCCTATTACCGCAGCGCGGAACAACTCGGCGTGCAGATCCGCTATGAAACGCCGGTGCAGCGCATCGAGCTCGACGGCCCGCGCTTCGTGGCCGCGTGGGCGGGCAACGAACGCATTACGGCGCGCAGCTGTGTGCTCGCGGCGGGCGGCTTCGAGTCGAACCGCGCGTGGTTGCGCGATGCCTGGGGCGTCAACGAGCGCGGAGAACACCCCGCCGACAACTTCCTGATCCGCGGCACGCGCTTCAACATGGGCACGCTGCTGCGCTTCATGATCGACGCGGGCGCGGACAGCATCGGCGACCCGACCCAGGCACATATGGTGGCAATCGACGCACGCGCGCCGCTCTACGACGGCGGCATCTGCACGCGCGTCGACTGCGTGTCGCTCGGCGTGGTGGTGAATCGGGACGCCGAACGGTTCTACGACGAAGGCGAGGACTTCTGGCCGAAGCGCTACGCGATCTGGGGGCGTCTCGTCGCCCAGCAGCCGGGGCAGACCGCCTGGTCGATCATCGATGCGAAGGCCGTTGGACGCTTCATGCCGCCGGTGTTTCCGGGCGTGCGGGCGAACAGCTTGCCTGAACTTGCAACGGCCCTCGGACTCGACCCCGCGCGTTTCATGGAGACCCTTAACGCGTACAACGCCGCCTGCCGCCCCGGCACGTTCGATCACACGAAGCTCGACGATTGCCGCACCGATGAGCTCGCTCCGCCGAAGACTCACTGGGCGCTCCCGCTCGATACGCCGCCATTCTTCGGCTTCGCCTTGCGTCCGGGTATCACGTTCACTTATCTCGGCCTGAAAACCGACCAGACGGCCGCGGTTCGCTTTGGCGACGAGCCTAGCGAAAATCTCTTCGTCGCCGGCGAAATGATGGCCGGCAACGTGCTCGGCAAAGGCTATACGGCCGGCGTCGGCATGAGCATCGGCACGGCATTCGGCCGCATCGCCGGCACCAACGCCGCCGCGCATGCCGTCGCTTCGGTACATAAGGAAAGCAGTCGTGCAAGCTCTTGA